The proteins below are encoded in one region of Bremerella sp. P1:
- a CDS encoding helix-turn-helix transcriptional regulator, which produces MARNEQLIRQHKILQILERYRYGCLLEEIRDALVDELGLSSLHTRTVRRDIESLQAAGLDIDVHDSGRGRVWKLGASGRGMHKITATATELIALSLGRDLLLPLSGTPFWVGVESFWTKIQEQLPEGTWEHYRKYRQVLYVTGLASKNYSAQEGTLKNLNRAIHQHRIVEVAYQKPGQPSPSQRRLEPYGIVFHQGSIYIVAAASELPEDDPNRIRHWKLDRFKKAEVTDDYFKVPKDFDLEEHLGGSIGIFAAHKPMDFKIKITAAAANWVVEDPWHAEQKVEQHKDGSITLTVKAAHELEIIPRVLALGPEAEVLSPKSTREAIKARVEKMAEVYAKR; this is translated from the coding sequence CGAGCGTTATCGCTACGGTTGCCTGCTGGAAGAGATCCGCGACGCGTTGGTCGATGAACTCGGCTTGTCTTCGCTGCACACACGTACCGTTCGCCGCGATATCGAATCGCTGCAAGCGGCTGGTCTCGATATCGACGTGCACGACTCAGGACGTGGGCGCGTCTGGAAGCTGGGCGCCAGTGGCCGGGGGATGCATAAGATTACCGCGACGGCGACCGAACTGATTGCGCTTTCCCTCGGACGCGACCTGCTCTTGCCGCTATCGGGCACGCCGTTCTGGGTGGGGGTCGAGTCGTTCTGGACGAAGATTCAAGAGCAGCTGCCTGAAGGAACGTGGGAGCATTACCGTAAGTATCGTCAGGTGCTGTACGTAACAGGGCTGGCATCGAAGAACTATTCGGCCCAGGAAGGAACGCTCAAGAATCTGAATCGGGCCATTCATCAGCATCGAATTGTTGAGGTTGCCTATCAAAAGCCGGGCCAGCCTTCGCCTAGCCAGCGGCGGCTCGAACCGTACGGCATTGTGTTCCACCAGGGCAGTATTTACATCGTAGCGGCGGCCAGCGAACTGCCGGAAGACGATCCGAATCGCATCCGACACTGGAAGCTCGATCGCTTCAAGAAAGCGGAAGTCACCGACGACTACTTCAAGGTGCCCAAAGACTTTGACCTGGAAGAGCATCTGGGCGGATCGATCGGGATCTTCGCGGCTCACAAGCCGATGGATTTCAAGATCAAGATCACCGCGGCGGCGGCCAACTGGGTGGTCGAAGATCCGTGGCATGCCGAGCAAAAAGTCGAGCAGCACAAAGATGGCAGTATTACGCTGACCGTCAAAGCGGCGCACGAGCTGGAGATCATTCCTCGCGTGTTGGCTCTGGGGCCAGAAGCCGAGGTGTTGTCACCTAAGTCGACCCGTGAAGCGATCAAGGCACGCGTCGAAAAGATGGCCGAGGTCTACGCAAAACGCTGA
- a CDS encoding gamma-glutamylcyclotransferase family protein, producing the protein MSDELVAFFAYGTLKRGEVRERCWPCRPVAVLRGSTPGSLWQIADYPGLKLEGETRVVGEIWLFKAKQEERLLSVLDDVEGYPTLYTREVVECETLDGQPITATTYVFNKPILPTYAAVPADAQGMVHWTGNTQRFA; encoded by the coding sequence ATGTCTGACGAACTGGTTGCCTTTTTTGCCTACGGAACGCTGAAACGGGGCGAGGTCCGCGAACGCTGCTGGCCCTGCCGACCGGTGGCCGTGCTGCGTGGATCAACACCCGGCTCGCTTTGGCAAATTGCGGACTACCCCGGGCTGAAGCTGGAAGGAGAGACTCGCGTCGTGGGTGAGATTTGGCTCTTCAAAGCCAAGCAGGAAGAGCGTCTACTCAGCGTGCTCGACGACGTCGAAGGCTATCCAACCCTGTACACGCGGGAAGTGGTCGAGTGCGAAACGTTGGATGGCCAGCCGATCACGGCGACGACCTACGTCTTCAATAAACCGATCTTGCCGACCTATGCCGCAGTCCCTGCCGATGCGCAAGGCATGGTTCACTGGACCGGCAACACTCAGCGTTTTGCGTAG
- a CDS encoding AAA family ATPase — protein MKLRHLELENYGIHVEQGFAFQTHSLQVVYGRNEAGKSTLLQAVRELLFGFLHAKSNPFAPDSTKKKMKATAQLTMADGEDLQIVRRQGNKNTLSGTYQDEEIDEDRWKQLISGADQRLYEHVFGFSLKELATGEESLKEANLDEALFGGGLGRLHDYKELLKSIDEETESLFKSRGQKQKINSILSDIKALKTELKQSSLRPAEYEEWLTEARRCEEELTRLSSTLDKVYRKQQHLERLRKAHPLWIKRQAKQQQLAKLEAPQSFPADALEELSQTRRQAAKLTSEVENLTLDLKQLEQEIAAIEFNARVIESGEAIRSLLFGIKEVQGYRRDIPLRTQDRQRDLDEAESILLRIDPKLQLDQIAKFELTLTQRNKIQQLTKTFQKLTTEIESHTPEVERLDRDIQEIEATLAEIPQHPAELIERLHANIDPLRQSIARRADMAVHVRKLTADLEQRRLPIDAIAGRKLDFTAPLALPMEPTIHRFDSELQSLAEQIRAAESSVRETSDELGTKNDELRRLEQSAQLVSEEELHSARKERNQTWQSLRSQLLGQEDALPAEQNKSHAETLDQQLEQTDNLADERYRHAQMLADQQAMQGTIRTLEQRLSDREKHLAQLMTSRQETWQAWTDEWQPVELTPKSPQEMLPWRATYLALVETQSEISQTEQEITELDRRIEATTGLLREHDLVASDIAAEEATAWLESFLKRVQSDQQRRDQLENRRQLNRDNRKSAFSQNEKRQQQLSAIQAEAAEILSVFDTIGGVDLETAADLIQAVEKVQAKLVSADGLQQRIGDMENGLQQFAGQVEAVVVATGEPLADMTPENAAQRLGTILTEAENQRERRKELEIKRQVRSESLESSQKELAEVQGRLSQWRSQIDAETDEQLEVVSQIVREKQALERELAEIETQLALVRESEPPEPFQQALEALDVDSLNQDLASATSEHAEAKQLQEQVLRQLGELGHQLRDVDQTSHAVMAQGKIEALQAELSDCLDRLGPLLIAKEMLGRAMQAFREENSGQLLSIISELIEQMTEGRYTKVEHDPDHEGGLILSGPNELRRKPSELSTGTREQLYLAIRLAYIRHYCERAEPMPVLMDDILVNFDDARQIATLKVLMDFDPQIQIIMLTCHQPLVDKVQSLSESIQVTRIDGQPVEATPTKAKPKRKKTPEKSSTPSLF, from the coding sequence AGCAACTCATCAGCGGAGCCGACCAGCGTCTGTACGAACATGTGTTTGGGTTCTCTCTCAAGGAACTTGCGACCGGCGAAGAGAGCCTGAAAGAAGCCAACCTGGATGAAGCCCTGTTCGGCGGCGGTCTGGGCCGACTGCACGACTACAAGGAACTGCTCAAGAGCATCGACGAAGAGACCGAGAGTCTTTTCAAAAGTCGTGGTCAGAAGCAAAAGATCAATTCGATTCTGTCGGACATCAAAGCTCTGAAAACCGAGCTTAAGCAGTCATCCCTTCGCCCTGCCGAGTATGAAGAGTGGCTGACCGAGGCCCGCCGCTGCGAGGAAGAACTGACTCGCCTTAGCTCGACGCTGGACAAGGTCTACCGCAAGCAGCAGCACCTGGAACGTCTCCGCAAAGCCCATCCGCTGTGGATCAAGCGACAGGCCAAGCAGCAGCAATTGGCGAAACTGGAAGCACCCCAGTCGTTTCCGGCCGATGCTCTGGAAGAGCTATCGCAAACACGACGACAAGCAGCCAAGCTTACCAGTGAAGTCGAAAACCTGACGCTCGACCTGAAACAGCTCGAGCAGGAGATTGCGGCGATTGAGTTCAATGCGCGAGTTATCGAATCAGGCGAAGCAATCCGGTCTCTGTTGTTCGGAATCAAAGAGGTCCAAGGGTATCGCCGCGACATTCCCCTGCGTACGCAGGATCGGCAGCGCGACCTCGACGAGGCCGAGTCCATTTTGCTTCGGATTGATCCGAAGCTCCAGCTCGATCAGATCGCCAAGTTTGAATTGACGCTCACGCAGCGGAACAAGATCCAGCAATTAACCAAGACGTTTCAGAAGTTAACGACCGAAATTGAATCGCATACGCCTGAGGTCGAACGCCTGGATCGCGACATCCAAGAGATCGAAGCGACCCTGGCCGAGATTCCGCAGCATCCGGCGGAGTTGATCGAGCGCCTGCATGCCAACATCGATCCACTACGTCAGTCGATTGCTCGTCGCGCGGACATGGCAGTTCACGTTCGCAAGTTAACCGCCGATCTCGAGCAGCGTCGTCTCCCGATTGACGCCATCGCTGGCCGCAAGCTCGACTTCACCGCGCCCCTGGCATTGCCGATGGAGCCAACGATTCATCGGTTCGATTCCGAGCTTCAATCGCTAGCCGAACAGATACGTGCCGCTGAATCTTCCGTTCGCGAGACGTCTGACGAACTGGGAACCAAGAACGATGAGTTGCGCCGTCTCGAACAGAGTGCCCAACTGGTCTCGGAAGAGGAACTGCATTCGGCCCGTAAGGAGCGTAACCAGACGTGGCAGTCGCTGCGTTCTCAATTGCTGGGCCAAGAGGACGCGTTGCCTGCGGAGCAGAACAAGTCGCACGCAGAAACACTCGACCAACAGTTAGAGCAAACCGACAACCTGGCGGACGAAAGGTACCGTCATGCCCAAATGCTGGCCGATCAACAGGCCATGCAGGGGACAATCCGCACGCTCGAACAGCGTCTGTCAGATCGCGAAAAGCATTTGGCGCAACTCATGACCAGCCGTCAGGAAACATGGCAAGCCTGGACCGACGAGTGGCAGCCAGTCGAGCTCACTCCGAAGTCTCCGCAAGAGATGCTGCCCTGGCGAGCTACCTACCTGGCCCTCGTCGAAACCCAGTCGGAGATCTCGCAAACCGAACAAGAGATCACCGAACTCGATCGCCGCATCGAGGCGACGACTGGACTCTTGCGTGAGCACGATTTGGTAGCGAGCGATATTGCCGCCGAAGAAGCAACCGCTTGGCTTGAGTCGTTTCTCAAGCGTGTTCAATCAGATCAACAGCGTCGCGATCAGTTGGAAAATCGGCGGCAACTCAACCGCGACAACCGCAAGAGTGCGTTCAGTCAGAACGAAAAGCGGCAGCAGCAGCTTTCGGCAATCCAAGCGGAAGCTGCGGAGATCCTGTCGGTCTTTGACACGATTGGCGGTGTCGACCTGGAGACGGCTGCCGATCTGATTCAAGCCGTCGAAAAAGTGCAGGCCAAGCTGGTCAGTGCGGATGGGCTGCAGCAGCGGATCGGGGACATGGAAAACGGCCTGCAACAATTCGCCGGCCAGGTCGAAGCCGTCGTGGTAGCAACCGGCGAACCGCTAGCCGATATGACGCCGGAAAATGCCGCCCAGCGATTGGGAACGATTCTTACGGAAGCGGAAAACCAGCGAGAACGTCGCAAAGAGCTGGAAATCAAACGCCAAGTCCGATCCGAGTCTCTCGAGAGCAGCCAGAAGGAACTGGCCGAAGTTCAAGGGCGTTTGTCTCAATGGCGATCTCAAATCGATGCCGAAACGGATGAGCAGTTGGAAGTCGTTTCGCAAATCGTCCGCGAGAAACAAGCCCTTGAAAGAGAGCTGGCCGAGATCGAAACCCAGTTGGCGCTCGTTCGCGAGTCGGAACCGCCTGAGCCATTCCAACAGGCTCTAGAGGCATTGGATGTCGATAGCCTCAATCAGGACTTGGCCTCGGCGACCAGCGAGCATGCCGAAGCGAAACAACTTCAAGAACAGGTACTCCGGCAACTGGGCGAGTTGGGCCATCAACTTCGTGATGTCGATCAAACCAGCCATGCCGTCATGGCTCAAGGAAAGATCGAAGCCCTGCAAGCAGAGCTTTCTGACTGCCTGGACCGACTGGGGCCGCTATTGATAGCGAAGGAAATGCTCGGCCGGGCCATGCAGGCATTTCGCGAAGAGAACTCGGGGCAACTCCTTTCGATCATCAGTGAGTTGATCGAGCAAATGACGGAGGGAAGATATACCAAGGTCGAGCACGACCCCGATCACGAAGGGGGCCTCATCCTGAGCGGGCCGAACGAACTTCGCCGCAAGCCTTCGGAGCTAAGCACCGGCACACGCGAGCAGCTTTACCTGGCGATTCGCCTGGCGTACATTCGGCACTATTGCGAACGTGCCGAGCCAATGCCCGTGCTAATGGATGACATCCTGGTCAACTTCGACGATGCGCGCCAAATTGCGACGCTCAAGGTCCTCATGGATTTCGATCCGCAGATTCAGATTATCATGCTGACGTGCCATCAGCCGCTGGTCGACAAAGTACAATCACTCAGTGAGTCGATTCAGGTGACGCGAATTGACGGCCAGCCGGTCGAAGCGACACCAACCAAGGCGAAGCCCAAGCGTAAGAAGACGCCTGAGAAGTCCTCCACACCAAGCTTGTTTTAA